One window from the genome of Desulforhopalus sp. encodes:
- a CDS encoding ribonuclease HII — MAMQESLSGCHTGKDNFSLERHLYARGLRCVAGCDEAGRGPLAGPVVAAAVVLPSDCNHAVFLDSKVLKHQKRLELEKLLYDLGSAIGVGVVSERQIDCINILQASLLAMQLAVENLPTPLPDFILVDGKFTIPLSTPQKALVKGESKSASIAAASIIAKVTRDRLMEDLHHKFPVYNFIQNKGYPTQEHRLAISSHGPCPAHRMTFKRVREYVK; from the coding sequence ATGGCGATGCAAGAAAGCCTTTCAGGTTGTCACACTGGCAAAGACAACTTCAGTCTCGAGCGGCACTTATACGCCAGAGGGTTACGCTGTGTTGCCGGTTGCGACGAAGCAGGGCGTGGCCCTCTCGCCGGTCCTGTTGTTGCTGCGGCGGTGGTATTGCCGTCAGACTGCAATCATGCGGTTTTTCTCGACTCAAAAGTCCTCAAGCACCAAAAAAGACTCGAACTTGAAAAACTGTTGTATGATCTAGGTTCAGCCATAGGTGTTGGCGTAGTTTCCGAGAGGCAAATCGATTGTATTAATATCCTTCAGGCATCACTCCTGGCCATGCAGCTGGCTGTGGAAAACTTGCCAACCCCACTGCCCGATTTCATTCTTGTCGACGGCAAGTTTACCATTCCTCTGTCGACACCTCAGAAAGCCCTCGTTAAGGGTGAATCGAAAAGCGCTTCCATCGCTGCTGCCAGCATTATCGCCAAGGTCACCCGGGACAGACTTATGGAAGACCTCCACCACAAATTCCCTGTCTACAATTTCATTCAGAACAAAGGCTATCCCACCCAGGAGCACCGCTTAGCTATATCCTCCCACGGACCTTGTCCAGCCCATCGCATGACCTTCAAGAGAGTCAGGGAGTATGTTAAATAG